Proteins from one Planctomyces sp. SH-PL62 genomic window:
- the rnr gene encoding ribonuclease R: MSSFTERVLKLVAEPSYKPRTLKALSRHFKIEPDDYPAFRAEVKGLIREGKLELGRDKSLSKAETSGAIIGLFRRSPKGFGFVRPHGLKAREDQIYIPAEAAGDASSGDEVAVRLVKKSRREGMNVEGRVIQIVARASAAFVGTYREEGGAGYVKVDGTNFHDLVYVGDPGAKGARPGDKVAIEIVRYPTPYTEGEGVVTEILGERGAPGVDTLTVIRAFNIPDVFPDSVLEEARELAKEFNEDDVSGREDARGLLTVTIDPATARDFDDAISLSRDENGYWSLAVHIADVSHFVRPGSEIDDVARKRGTSVYLPDRVIPMLPEILSNSLASLQAHHTRYTLSAFLEFTPEGVLTSKRFARTAIKVDHRFAYEQAYAVMQNPAGEHEGVAPEVVKMVVEMLELAMILRRRRFARGALELNLPEVEIELDAQGKVSGAHLAVNDESHQVIEDFMLAANETAASHLTENHVGFLRRVHPDPEPNKLAEFADFARSLGFAIDLPQSRFELQRVLDEAKGKPEEYAVHYGLLRSLKQATYTPEHETHYALASEDYCHFTSPIRRYPDLQVHRQITALLAGKKPRSNLDELAVLAEHCTRTERRAETAERELIRVKLLTHLEGRIGEAFHAIVVGVEDFGLFCRLVEFPIEGLLHVTSLADDFYYLEAGTHTLIGRRGGARHRLGDRIEVRVARVDVDRRELDLVLADTPVSRTRSGKGQARRSDSVPAPRSRPSAPRPSRAQEPAPAVPPEYADVFESDPDTDSAPDEASPVDSGKKRPKLKPGKGAKGKAAKGKSAKKPKKKR, from the coding sequence ATGTCCAGCTTCACCGAACGCGTGCTCAAGCTCGTGGCCGAGCCGTCGTACAAGCCCCGGACGCTCAAGGCGCTCTCGCGGCACTTCAAGATCGAGCCCGACGACTACCCGGCGTTCCGGGCCGAGGTCAAGGGGCTGATCCGGGAGGGGAAGCTGGAGCTCGGCCGCGACAAGTCGCTCAGCAAGGCCGAGACCTCGGGGGCGATCATCGGCCTGTTCCGCCGCTCGCCGAAGGGGTTCGGCTTCGTCCGCCCGCACGGCCTGAAGGCCAGGGAAGACCAGATCTACATCCCCGCCGAGGCCGCCGGCGACGCCTCCAGCGGCGACGAGGTCGCCGTCCGGCTCGTCAAGAAGTCGCGTCGCGAGGGGATGAACGTCGAAGGGCGGGTCATCCAGATCGTCGCCCGCGCCAGCGCCGCCTTCGTCGGGACCTACCGCGAGGAGGGGGGTGCCGGCTACGTCAAGGTCGACGGCACGAACTTCCACGACCTCGTCTACGTCGGCGACCCCGGCGCGAAGGGCGCCCGGCCCGGCGACAAGGTCGCCATCGAGATCGTCCGCTACCCCACCCCTTACACCGAGGGCGAAGGGGTCGTCACGGAGATCCTCGGCGAGCGCGGCGCGCCCGGCGTCGACACCCTCACCGTCATCCGAGCGTTCAACATCCCCGACGTCTTCCCCGACTCCGTCCTCGAAGAGGCCCGCGAGCTGGCCAAGGAGTTCAACGAGGACGACGTCTCCGGCCGCGAGGACGCGCGCGGGCTCTTGACCGTCACCATCGACCCCGCCACCGCCCGCGACTTCGACGACGCCATCTCGCTCTCCCGCGACGAGAACGGCTACTGGTCGCTGGCCGTCCACATCGCCGACGTCTCCCACTTCGTCCGTCCCGGCTCCGAGATCGACGACGTCGCGCGCAAGCGGGGGACCAGCGTCTATCTGCCGGACCGCGTCATCCCGATGCTGCCGGAGATCCTCTCGAACAGCCTCGCCAGCCTCCAGGCGCACCACACCCGATACACCCTGAGCGCCTTTCTGGAGTTCACGCCCGAGGGCGTCCTCACCTCCAAGCGGTTCGCCCGCACGGCGATCAAGGTCGACCACCGCTTCGCCTACGAGCAGGCGTACGCCGTGATGCAGAACCCCGCCGGGGAGCACGAAGGGGTCGCGCCCGAGGTCGTCAAGATGGTCGTCGAGATGCTCGAACTGGCGATGATCCTCCGTCGCCGCCGGTTCGCCCGAGGGGCCCTGGAGCTGAACCTCCCAGAAGTGGAGATCGAACTCGACGCGCAGGGGAAGGTCTCGGGCGCCCACCTGGCGGTCAACGACGAGAGCCACCAGGTCATCGAGGACTTCATGCTGGCGGCCAACGAGACCGCGGCTTCCCACCTGACCGAGAATCACGTCGGATTTCTGCGCCGGGTCCACCCCGACCCCGAGCCGAACAAGCTCGCCGAGTTCGCCGACTTCGCCCGCAGCCTGGGCTTCGCGATCGACCTTCCGCAGAGCCGCTTCGAACTCCAGCGCGTGCTCGACGAGGCGAAGGGGAAGCCCGAGGAGTACGCCGTCCATTACGGCCTCCTCCGCAGCCTGAAGCAGGCCACCTACACGCCCGAGCATGAGACCCACTACGCGCTGGCCAGCGAGGACTACTGCCACTTCACGTCGCCGATCCGGCGCTATCCCGACCTCCAGGTCCATCGCCAGATCACGGCCCTGCTCGCGGGGAAGAAGCCCCGGAGCAACCTCGACGAGCTGGCCGTGCTCGCCGAGCACTGCACCCGCACCGAGCGCCGGGCCGAGACCGCCGAGCGCGAGCTGATCCGGGTCAAGCTGCTGACCCACCTGGAGGGACGGATCGGCGAGGCCTTCCACGCGATCGTCGTCGGCGTCGAGGACTTCGGCCTCTTCTGCCGCCTCGTCGAATTCCCGATCGAGGGCCTGCTGCACGTCACCAGCCTGGCCGACGACTTCTACTATCTGGAAGCCGGCACCCACACCCTCATCGGCCGTCGCGGCGGCGCCCGCCATCGCCTCGGCGATCGGATCGAGGTCCGGGTGGCTCGCGTGGACGTCGACCGCCGCGAGCTGGACCTCGTCCTCGCCGACACGCCCGTCTCCCGGACCCGTTCCGGCAAGGGCCAGGCCCGACGATCCGACTCCGTCCCCGCGCCGAGATCCAGGCCGTCCGCCCCGCGGCCCTCGCGGGCCCAGGAACCCGCCCCCGCCGTCCCCCCCGAATACGCCGACGTCTTCGAGTCGGACCCCGACACCGACTCCGCCCCCGACGAGGCGTCGCCCGTCGACTCCGGCAAGAAGCGGCCCAAGCTCAAGCCCGGCAAGGGTGCCAAAGGCAAGGCCGCCAAGGGCAAGTCCGCCAAGAAGCCGAAGAAGAAGCGCTGA
- the groES gene encoding co-chaperone GroES — translation MNLKPLGDRVVVEREEAKGTTAGGIVLPETAKDKPQKGKVVSVGEGRVTKDGKRRELQVKPGDVVIFTSYAGEEFKLDGDKKVLLMREDDILAVVG, via the coding sequence ATGAATCTGAAGCCGTTGGGAGATCGCGTGGTCGTCGAGCGGGAAGAGGCCAAGGGGACCACCGCCGGCGGGATCGTGCTGCCGGAGACCGCCAAGGACAAGCCCCAGAAGGGGAAGGTCGTTTCGGTGGGCGAAGGCCGCGTGACGAAGGACGGCAAGCGTCGCGAGCTTCAGGTCAAGCCCGGCGACGTCGTGATCTTCACCTCGTACGCGGGCGAGGAATTCAAGCTCGACGGCGACAAGAAGGTCCTGCTCATGCGCGAGGACGACATCCTCGCGGTCGTCGGCTGA
- the groL gene encoding chaperonin GroEL (60 kDa chaperone family; promotes refolding of misfolded polypeptides especially under stressful conditions; forms two stacked rings of heptamers to form a barrel-shaped 14mer; ends can be capped by GroES; misfolded proteins enter the barrel where they are refolded when GroES binds): MAAKMIAFDQEARQAMQRGVAKLARAVKVTLGPRGRNVIIQKSFGSPTVTKDGVTVAKEIELEDKYEDMGAKMVKEVASKTSDVAGDGTTTATVMAEAIYNEGLKAVVAGVNPLLLKRGMDRAVVDVVAELHKLSTKISDKKETQQVATVASNFDEEVGSMIAEATEKVGKDGVITVEEGKTLKTEVEWVEGMQFDRGYLSPYFVTNPAGMTAVLEDAYILIHEKKISSVKDLVPVLEKVAQTGKPLLIIAEDIEGEALATLVINKLRGTFRCAAVKAPGYGDRRKAMLEDIAVLTGGKPIFEALGVELESVTLEDLGQAKKVEIDKDNTTIIEGAGTGDSIKGRIEAIRREIADTKSDYDREKLEERLAKLAGGVAKINVGAATESEMKEKKARVEDALHATRAALEEGILPGGGVALLRAASLVKPTGLAHDEQVGYNIILRATAAPLTQIAENAGQDGGVVVSKVREGKGNFGYDALKDEYVDMVKAGIIDPTKVTRSALQHAASVSTLLLTSDALIADAPADGEKKGGGHGGYEDMY; the protein is encoded by the coding sequence ATGGCTGCCAAGATGATCGCGTTCGATCAGGAAGCGCGGCAGGCGATGCAGCGCGGGGTGGCGAAGCTCGCCCGCGCCGTCAAGGTGACGCTCGGCCCCCGCGGCCGCAACGTCATCATCCAGAAGTCGTTCGGCTCGCCGACGGTCACCAAGGACGGCGTCACCGTCGCCAAGGAGATCGAGCTGGAAGACAAGTACGAGGACATGGGCGCGAAGATGGTCAAGGAGGTCGCCAGCAAGACCTCCGACGTCGCCGGCGACGGCACGACCACGGCCACCGTCATGGCCGAGGCCATCTATAACGAGGGGCTCAAGGCGGTCGTCGCCGGCGTCAACCCCCTGCTCCTCAAGCGGGGCATGGACCGCGCCGTGGTCGACGTCGTCGCCGAGCTGCACAAGCTCTCGACCAAGATCTCCGACAAGAAGGAGACCCAGCAGGTCGCGACCGTCGCCTCGAACTTCGACGAGGAAGTCGGCTCGATGATCGCCGAGGCCACCGAGAAGGTCGGCAAGGACGGCGTCATCACGGTCGAGGAGGGCAAGACCCTCAAGACCGAGGTGGAGTGGGTCGAGGGGATGCAGTTCGACCGCGGCTACCTCAGCCCCTACTTCGTCACCAACCCCGCCGGCATGACGGCCGTCCTGGAGGACGCCTACATCCTGATCCACGAGAAGAAGATCTCGTCGGTCAAGGACCTCGTCCCGGTCCTGGAGAAGGTCGCCCAGACGGGCAAGCCGCTCCTGATCATCGCCGAGGACATCGAGGGCGAGGCCCTGGCCACCCTGGTCATCAACAAGCTCCGCGGCACCTTCCGCTGCGCCGCCGTCAAGGCCCCCGGCTACGGCGACCGCCGCAAGGCCATGCTCGAGGACATCGCCGTCCTGACCGGCGGCAAGCCGATCTTCGAGGCCCTCGGCGTCGAGTTGGAGAGCGTCACGCTCGAAGACCTCGGCCAGGCCAAGAAGGTCGAGATCGACAAGGACAACACCACGATCATCGAAGGCGCCGGCACCGGCGACTCGATCAAGGGCCGCATCGAGGCCATCCGTCGCGAGATCGCCGACACCAAGAGCGACTATGACCGCGAGAAGCTCGAAGAGCGCCTCGCCAAGCTCGCCGGCGGCGTCGCCAAGATCAACGTCGGCGCGGCCACCGAGAGCGAGATGAAGGAGAAGAAGGCCCGCGTCGAGGACGCCCTGCACGCCACCCGTGCGGCCCTCGAAGAAGGCATCCTCCCCGGCGGCGGCGTCGCCCTGCTGCGGGCCGCCTCGCTCGTCAAGCCCACCGGCCTCGCCCATGACGAGCAGGTCGGCTACAACATCATCCTCCGCGCCACGGCCGCCCCGCTGACGCAGATCGCCGAGAACGCCGGCCAGGACGGCGGCGTCGTCGTCAGCAAGGTCCGCGAAGGCAAGGGCAACTTCGGCTACGACGCCCTGAAGGACGAGTACGTCGACATGGTCAAGGCCGGGATCATCGACCCGACCAAGGTCACCCGCTCGGCCCTCCAGCACGCCGCCAGCGTCTCCACCCTGCTCCTGACCTCCGACGCCCTCATCGCCGACGCCCCCGCCGACGGCGAGAAGAAGGGCGGCGGCCACGGCGGTTACGAAGACATGTATTGA
- a CDS encoding EF-hand domain-containing protein yields MRQRTFGVAVAVGLAAFALSMTALAQQGPGRGRGGGPGPGPGMGMGMGMGMGMGMGMLRMMDGDKDGKVSRDEFMEAHRAMFDRLDADKDGFISRDEMPRPGPGAGGGPGPGPGMGMGLLRMDADEDGRVSREEFAKGHQAMFDRLDGNKDGKVGRDEVSSAGPGRGMGMIRMMDGDGDGEVTREEFAKGHQAMFDRLDADKDGFIDRDEMPGPGGRAGPDSTPQVDSKVSEKVGPKEEPK; encoded by the coding sequence ATGAGACAGCGTACCTTCGGCGTCGCCGTCGCGGTGGGCTTGGCCGCCTTCGCCCTGTCGATGACGGCCCTCGCTCAGCAGGGGCCAGGTCGTGGACGTGGCGGTGGGCCTGGCCCGGGACCCGGCATGGGCATGGGCATGGGCATGGGCATGGGCATGGGCATGGGCATGCTCCGCATGATGGACGGCGACAAGGACGGCAAAGTCTCCCGCGACGAGTTCATGGAGGCCCATCGGGCGATGTTCGACCGCCTCGACGCCGACAAGGACGGCTTCATCAGCCGCGACGAGATGCCCCGCCCAGGCCCTGGAGCGGGCGGAGGGCCCGGCCCGGGTCCCGGCATGGGCATGGGTCTGCTTCGCATGGACGCCGACGAGGACGGCAGGGTCTCCCGCGAGGAGTTCGCCAAGGGCCACCAGGCGATGTTCGACCGCCTCGATGGGAACAAGGACGGCAAGGTCGGCCGCGACGAAGTTTCCAGCGCCGGCCCGGGTCGTGGCATGGGCATGATCCGCATGATGGACGGAGACGGCGACGGCGAGGTGACTCGCGAGGAGTTCGCCAAGGGCCACCAGGCGATGTTCGACCGCCTCGACGCCGACAAGGACGGCTTCATCGACCGCGACGAGATGCCGGGACCCGGTGGCCGGGCGGGCCCGGACTCGACGCCGCAGGTCGACTCCAAGGTCTCGGAGAAGGTCGGCCCGAAAGAAGAGCCCAAATAA
- a CDS encoding thioredoxin family protein: MRKIQVLGAGCSKCRTLAANAEQAVTDAGVEGEVVKVQEIADILAFDGVRALPALAVDGEVKACGRVLSPDEIRKLIG, translated from the coding sequence ATGAGGAAGATCCAGGTCCTGGGCGCCGGTTGCTCGAAGTGCAGGACGCTCGCGGCCAACGCCGAGCAGGCGGTGACGGACGCAGGGGTCGAAGGCGAAGTGGTCAAGGTGCAGGAGATCGCCGACATCCTCGCCTTCGACGGCGTCCGGGCCCTGCCGGCCCTCGCCGTCGACGGCGAGGTGAAGGCCTGCGGCCGGGTGTTGAGCCCGGACGAAATCCGGAAGCTCATCGGTTGA
- the arsA gene encoding arsenical pump-driving ATPase, with translation MIVPGPVTRNLFFTGKGGVGKTSVASATAVGLAEGGKRVLLVSTDPASNLGEVFGVELGTAPAPVPGVANLFAMNIDPEAAAHAYRERMVGPYRGVLPDASVRSMEEQFSGACTTEIAAFDEFSKLLGDASATAEYDHVLFDTAPTGHTLRLLRLPAAWTVFFDANVGGNSCLGPLSGLAAQRALYEAALKVLADGDATTLVLVSRPEKAALLEADRSSRELAELGVKNQRLVLNGVFRASDSSDATAAAMEARGRAALMELPEGLARLPRHEVRLLPYGLVGVSALRALNAPDSFGGPAPTPPGEQGSQGLPPPLDSLIPELTRGGRGVILTMGKGGVGKTTVATRLAVTLARLGHTVHLSTTDPAAHLDQTLGSRVPNLSVSRIDPAKETADYTAEVMATAGKDLDEQGKALLEEDLRSPCTEEIAVFRAFARTVDRGKAGFVVLDTAPTGHTLLLLDATEAYHRDVLRNLSAMPESVRELLPRLRDAEFTKVLIVTLPEATPVHEAASLQRDLLRAGITPFAWVVNQSLSPLPITDVVLRSRKLHERAFLREVTESLSPRTALVPWQSDGAGLPSEPESERVRKQEALR, from the coding sequence ATGATCGTTCCCGGTCCCGTGACGCGAAATCTGTTCTTCACCGGCAAGGGGGGGGTCGGCAAGACGTCGGTCGCCAGTGCCACGGCCGTGGGGCTCGCCGAAGGCGGCAAGCGGGTGTTGCTGGTGAGCACGGACCCGGCCTCGAACCTAGGAGAGGTCTTCGGCGTCGAGCTGGGCACGGCCCCCGCGCCGGTGCCGGGGGTGGCGAACCTGTTCGCCATGAACATCGACCCCGAGGCCGCGGCGCACGCCTACCGCGAGCGAATGGTGGGCCCGTATCGCGGCGTCCTCCCCGACGCCTCCGTGCGGAGCATGGAGGAGCAGTTCTCGGGGGCCTGCACCACGGAAATCGCGGCGTTCGACGAGTTCTCGAAGCTCCTGGGCGACGCCTCGGCCACCGCCGAGTACGACCACGTCCTCTTCGACACCGCCCCGACGGGCCACACGCTGAGGCTCCTGAGACTGCCGGCGGCCTGGACCGTCTTCTTCGACGCGAACGTGGGGGGAAACTCGTGCCTGGGGCCGCTCTCGGGGCTCGCGGCCCAGCGGGCCCTCTACGAAGCGGCGTTGAAAGTCCTGGCCGACGGCGACGCGACGACCCTCGTGCTCGTCAGTCGGCCCGAGAAGGCGGCCCTTCTCGAGGCGGACCGCTCGAGCCGCGAGCTCGCGGAGCTGGGCGTCAAGAATCAACGGCTCGTCTTGAACGGCGTCTTCCGCGCGAGCGACTCGAGCGACGCCACGGCCGCCGCGATGGAGGCCCGAGGCCGGGCGGCGTTGATGGAGCTGCCGGAAGGCTTGGCCCGCCTCCCTCGGCATGAGGTGCGGCTCCTCCCCTACGGCTTGGTGGGGGTGTCGGCGTTGCGCGCCCTCAACGCCCCCGACTCGTTCGGCGGCCCCGCCCCGACCCCGCCGGGCGAACAGGGCTCGCAAGGCCTACCGCCGCCGCTCGACTCGCTCATCCCCGAGCTCACACGCGGAGGCCGCGGCGTCATCTTGACCATGGGCAAGGGCGGGGTCGGCAAGACCACCGTCGCCACACGACTGGCGGTGACCCTCGCCCGGCTCGGCCACACGGTGCACCTGTCGACCACGGACCCGGCGGCCCATCTCGACCAGACGCTCGGCTCCCGCGTGCCCAACCTTTCGGTGAGCCGTATCGACCCGGCGAAGGAGACGGCGGATTACACGGCCGAGGTGATGGCGACGGCGGGCAAGGACCTCGACGAGCAGGGCAAGGCCCTCCTTGAGGAGGACCTGCGATCCCCGTGCACCGAGGAAATCGCGGTCTTCCGCGCCTTCGCCCGCACCGTCGACCGCGGGAAAGCCGGATTCGTCGTGCTCGACACGGCTCCCACCGGGCACACGCTCCTCCTGCTGGACGCCACCGAGGCCTATCACCGCGACGTCCTGCGGAACCTGAGCGCCATGCCCGAGTCGGTCCGCGAACTTTTGCCGCGGCTCCGCGACGCCGAGTTCACCAAGGTCCTGATCGTAACCCTGCCCGAGGCGACTCCCGTCCACGAGGCGGCCTCGCTCCAGCGCGACCTCTTGCGCGCGGGCATCACGCCCTTCGCCTGGGTCGTCAACCAGAGCTTGAGCCCCCTGCCCATTACCGACGTCGTGCTCAGGTCGCGCAAGCTCCACGAGCGGGCCTTCCTCCGCGAGGTCACCGAGAGCCTGAGCCCCCGCACGGCCCTGGTCCCCTGGCAATCCGACGGGGCCGGGCTCCCGTCGGAGCCGGAGTCCGAACGCGTTCGAAAACAGGAGGCGTTGCGATGA
- the arsD gene encoding arsenite efflux transporter metallochaperone ArsD: MTKLAVYDPPMCCSTGVCGPAVDPTLPRVSADLDWLKRQGVEVERYNLAQQPQAFASNPTVTAALREHGNDCLPLVLVDGEVVSRGTYPDRAEFARLSGLAAAEAVGEAPKEAASSCCSPRVVDIGGATGSSGRCC, translated from the coding sequence ATGACCAAGCTCGCCGTTTACGACCCCCCGATGTGCTGCTCGACCGGCGTCTGCGGCCCCGCGGTCGACCCGACCTTGCCGCGGGTGTCCGCCGATCTCGACTGGCTGAAGCGTCAGGGGGTCGAGGTCGAACGCTACAACCTGGCCCAGCAGCCGCAGGCCTTCGCCTCGAACCCGACGGTGACCGCCGCCCTCCGCGAGCACGGCAACGACTGCCTGCCGCTGGTCCTGGTCGACGGCGAGGTCGTCTCACGCGGGACCTACCCGGACCGCGCCGAGTTCGCCCGTCTCTCCGGCCTCGCTGCTGCGGAAGCGGTAGGCGAAGCACCGAAGGAAGCGGCCTCCTCATGTTGTTCCCCCCGCGTCGTCGACATCGGCGGGGCTACTGGAAGCTCGGGTCGGTGCTGCTGA
- a CDS encoding ArsR/SmtB family transcription factor codes for MELATLAKALGHPARVQIVRFLLLQDSCMCGDIVEHLPLAQSTVSQHLKLLKESGLVRGTIDGPRVCYCVEPKVLERLKNLISGL; via the coding sequence GTGGAGCTGGCCACGCTCGCCAAGGCGCTGGGCCACCCGGCCCGCGTCCAGATCGTCCGCTTCCTGCTCTTGCAGGACTCGTGCATGTGCGGCGACATCGTCGAGCACCTGCCGCTCGCCCAATCGACCGTCTCTCAGCACCTCAAGCTGCTCAAGGAGTCGGGGCTCGTCCGGGGCACGATCGATGGGCCGCGGGTCTGCTACTGCGTGGAACCGAAGGTCCTGGAGCGGCTCAAGAACCTAATCTCCGGGCTTTGA
- a CDS encoding cobalamin-binding protein — protein sequence MRIVSLLPSLTELVHSLGRGGDLVGVTHECDYPTGVEALPWLTRSRIPTAASSAQIDALVASEQGGLYTLDEAKLAEVAPDLILTQEQCDVCAVNEAVVRRSAMKLPSPPHVESVDPRSLDGVFAMFRRVGELLDRRDEAEALVAGFAETTRAIASRLDPARPKPRVLLLEWIDPPYGSGHWNPEIIARAGGVEVIGRAGERSRRVAWEEVAAAEPDVILVSLCGFPLGRAEFELQAVVELPEWRGLPAVRDGRVAVVDGSAYFSRPGPRLETSLRIAAAAIHPTLCRDLAPPEGDGWWFLAPRP from the coding sequence ATGAGGATCGTCAGCCTGCTCCCTTCGCTCACTGAACTGGTCCATTCGCTGGGGAGGGGAGGAGACCTCGTCGGCGTCACACACGAGTGCGACTATCCGACGGGCGTGGAGGCGCTTCCCTGGTTGACGCGGAGCCGCATCCCGACGGCCGCGTCGAGCGCCCAGATCGACGCCCTGGTGGCCTCGGAGCAGGGGGGGCTTTACACGCTCGACGAGGCGAAGCTCGCCGAGGTCGCGCCCGACCTGATCCTGACGCAGGAGCAGTGCGACGTCTGCGCCGTCAACGAGGCCGTCGTCAGGCGCTCGGCCATGAAGCTGCCGAGCCCGCCTCACGTCGAGAGCGTCGATCCCCGCTCGCTCGACGGCGTCTTCGCGATGTTCCGCCGGGTCGGCGAGCTGCTCGACCGGCGCGACGAGGCCGAGGCGCTCGTCGCCGGGTTCGCCGAGACGACCCGAGCCATCGCCTCCCGCCTCGATCCGGCCCGCCCGAAGCCTCGCGTCCTGCTCCTCGAATGGATCGACCCGCCGTACGGTTCCGGGCACTGGAACCCGGAGATCATCGCGAGGGCGGGGGGCGTCGAGGTGATCGGCCGGGCCGGCGAGCGTTCGCGACGGGTCGCCTGGGAGGAGGTCGCGGCGGCCGAGCCGGACGTCATCCTCGTCTCGCTCTGCGGCTTCCCGCTCGGCCGGGCGGAGTTCGAGCTGCAAGCCGTCGTCGAGCTTCCCGAATGGCGGGGACTCCCGGCGGTCCGCGACGGCCGGGTCGCCGTGGTCGACGGCTCGGCCTATTTCTCGCGTCCCGGCCCCCGACTGGAGACGAGCCTGCGGATCGCCGCCGCCGCGATCCACCCGACCCTCTGCCGCGACCTGGCCCCGCCCGAGGGGGACGGCTGGTGGTTCCTCGCGCCGCGGCCCTGA
- a CDS encoding elongation factor P, whose product MVPAKDFKRRMVVEIDGAPHMIEQIQVQTPSARGAATLYKVKARNLKTKNRVEKSYRGTDALNESSFERKPIQYLYRDADELHFMDSADFSQFTFRADDLADQLPFLIENMEGVEALVVDEEIIAIDLPDTVEMTVADTAPGVRGNSATGRTKPATLSTGHTIQVPEHMEPGALVRVDTRTGEYLGRAS is encoded by the coding sequence GTGGTGCCCGCCAAGGATTTCAAGCGTCGGATGGTCGTCGAGATCGACGGCGCCCCCCACATGATCGAGCAGATCCAGGTCCAGACGCCTTCGGCCCGGGGCGCCGCGACGCTCTACAAGGTCAAGGCCCGCAACCTCAAGACCAAGAACCGGGTCGAGAAGTCGTACCGGGGGACCGACGCCCTCAACGAGTCGAGCTTCGAGCGCAAGCCGATCCAGTACCTCTACCGGGACGCCGACGAGCTCCATTTCATGGACTCGGCCGACTTCTCGCAGTTCACCTTCCGGGCCGACGACCTGGCCGACCAGTTGCCGTTCCTGATCGAGAACATGGAAGGGGTCGAGGCGCTGGTGGTCGATGAGGAGATCATCGCCATCGACCTGCCCGACACCGTCGAGATGACCGTCGCCGACACCGCGCCGGGAGTCCGGGGCAACTCGGCGACCGGCCGAACCAAGCCTGCGACCCTCTCGACCGGGCACACCATCCAGGTCCCCGAGCACATGGAGCCCGGCGCCCTCGTCCGGGTCGACACCCGGACCGGCGAGTACCTCGGCCGCGCCAGCTGA
- a CDS encoding PEP-CTERM sorting domain-containing protein, with the protein MSMRMIRYAIAVVALATLSVGRGEAGMVTFEFAGGSGASAFTGTFWYDLDTPDLIPSPNSGIYEPSAAFPMGFSVVGPTGSYSAVADTGTIVVTHYGSIEINLFSSDGGEFYLNGVSDQWLPGGPDDLPASFDLSSSMFPPTVAVIVRRLGLREEGEVTSLRVATTPVPEPASLAMATVGALGLLALARRRSA; encoded by the coding sequence ATGAGCATGAGGATGATTCGGTACGCCATCGCCGTGGTCGCGCTCGCGACCTTGTCCGTCGGGCGCGGCGAGGCCGGGATGGTGACGTTCGAGTTCGCGGGGGGGAGCGGCGCGTCCGCGTTCACGGGGACGTTCTGGTACGATCTGGACACGCCGGACCTGATCCCGAGCCCGAACTCGGGCATTTACGAGCCCTCGGCCGCCTTCCCCATGGGCTTCAGCGTCGTGGGGCCCACCGGCTCCTACTCGGCGGTCGCCGACACCGGGACGATCGTGGTCACGCACTACGGCTCGATCGAGATCAACCTGTTCAGCAGCGACGGCGGCGAGTTCTACCTGAACGGCGTGAGCGACCAGTGGCTGCCCGGCGGCCCGGACGACCTCCCGGCGAGCTTCGACCTCTCGTCGAGCATGTTCCCTCCCACGGTCGCCGTCATCGTGAGGCGTCTCGGCCTGCGTGAGGAAGGCGAGGTGACGTCGTTGAGGGTCGCCACGACACCCGTGCCAGAGCCGGCTTCCCTGGCGATGGCGACGGTCGGGGCCCTCGGCCTGCTCGCGCTCGCCCGAAGGCGTTCGGCCTGA